The Algoriphagus halophilus genome window below encodes:
- a CDS encoding carboxypeptidase-like regulatory domain-containing protein has protein sequence MSQIISTYPIFEGSQVLTSSQLNQLTSYLDQQGRLTRSKLIGIGNVCGMQIQPFPQGLQISKGLGITSEGFLIQAGTFKATHYRPYQLPEGVEYKPFKDVDHEVSLFELLTEIPEDNTGVKKLTNPANFLNNKYVLIFLEIFDKDLKSCLGNACDDRGKDRLFSIRRLLVSQADLDKILTKSSNVTTPFPNGLELPDFYVQKPLFYPGNPESNEYGSFVKFYQEHISKILNEELKEALSLTFKTFEPILGKSYGFENPFESSTLSDQWDGINSILTADPNEIHGIQYLWDFAKELIKAYLEFKSVAQELWYTCPSDSSLFPLHLMLGRARVDLETQNQFLKYRHGFIQPPIFNQQKLLAETCVQRHRRLVLLFEQLELGIFNREEFEKFPVKITPSVEKIGLLGDRAIPYYYDIKSKSNLSTWYSLEENWVDPGIPQLISTKRMGVQSYDNQPDVEATEASNPLETPLFYDLESYPFLRIEGHLSKSLGETVSQLKKLIIQFNLPIHVDVLHLGEIEETEIVENCGWKDLQEEYSFQRRIVVGFIKGLKDIFEYATEYAEKNEEEDFTEEELYQKASETLEMLLSMAAALPECLKDLQWENFQNAYKKLLQLLIDFVLIDQKLLEEIKVDPNKENEVDFFNGLLMRISPFLYQILDLLFFSKLQRVYTSYQSRLLLILRSNQFSNYLKKHPGLTHEAGVLKAGTFFLLHDPKQERIIGDFSLPYYCCECTPCLEACTEDAIVLPPFARPDYAIAFTEKSTRLEITINDFLTSGRTYEVILLGNNSVQNGQIKKLPNSNTIEYISAKGFTGIDSFQYILRDTESKLSDQGKVSILVKGIEGCYSVDILACWGMERVRQALEERKIDASNEDDQRALELLLSSLQKTKGFTDEDLNSGILEEDAERLALLSCLGIATDGMSYQQMEEAILNHQAQNCGGVIIPECDSMAIEGKVTSIDGKELPEVHVYIEGVDSDTFTDGSGNYSLQFPFPGQTVIFEFEGFVTQEVDVCNQKLVNVTLSPSAQQARECYSIAIISTWEENFIREVAKTRGVQNPSGDLTSVIVGLLTNLRESKGFTSSELADTTVSNFERQKMILESVGVDTSLMKPEQFVSAILSYQNSNCGSRTEDMIIVRAESLPEAELKKYLDTNRVSYLPGADKTVLVETFNAHTTDSTITKKDLEIFKKETLLKLSEEKSIEVRPSDTKARLIEKLLGKK, from the coding sequence ATGAGCCAGATTATTTCAACTTATCCGATTTTTGAAGGCAGCCAGGTACTGACCAGTTCGCAGTTAAATCAACTTACCTCATACTTGGATCAGCAGGGGAGGCTGACCCGATCAAAACTAATTGGAATCGGGAATGTATGCGGAATGCAAATCCAACCATTTCCGCAGGGATTACAAATATCCAAAGGACTTGGAATAACTTCGGAAGGCTTTTTAATCCAAGCGGGCACGTTTAAAGCAACTCATTATAGACCTTACCAATTGCCAGAAGGAGTTGAATACAAACCTTTCAAGGATGTCGATCATGAGGTATCTCTTTTTGAACTACTCACAGAAATACCAGAGGATAATACAGGAGTAAAAAAATTGACCAATCCAGCCAATTTTTTAAACAATAAGTATGTGCTGATTTTCCTTGAAATTTTTGATAAGGATCTCAAATCTTGCTTAGGAAATGCCTGCGATGACAGAGGGAAAGACCGACTATTTTCCATCCGGAGATTACTTGTTTCTCAAGCAGATTTAGATAAAATCCTGACCAAATCTTCCAATGTCACTACACCTTTTCCAAACGGGTTGGAACTGCCGGATTTCTATGTTCAAAAACCACTTTTTTATCCAGGTAACCCAGAATCAAACGAATATGGATCATTTGTAAAATTCTATCAGGAACACATTTCCAAAATTTTAAATGAAGAATTGAAGGAAGCATTATCCTTAACATTTAAAACATTTGAGCCCATTTTGGGCAAAAGTTATGGCTTCGAAAACCCTTTTGAATCCTCCACCTTATCAGATCAATGGGATGGAATTAATTCCATATTAACGGCGGATCCCAATGAAATCCACGGGATTCAATACCTATGGGATTTTGCCAAGGAATTGATCAAAGCATACCTGGAATTCAAATCAGTGGCACAAGAGCTTTGGTACACCTGTCCCTCAGACAGTTCACTTTTCCCATTGCATTTGATGCTGGGAAGGGCCAGGGTTGATTTGGAGACACAAAATCAGTTTTTGAAATATCGGCATGGTTTTATTCAGCCTCCAATTTTCAATCAGCAAAAACTTCTTGCTGAAACTTGTGTCCAACGACACCGCCGGTTGGTATTATTGTTTGAACAGTTGGAGTTAGGAATTTTTAATCGGGAAGAATTTGAAAAATTCCCTGTAAAAATCACTCCATCAGTAGAAAAAATCGGGTTGTTGGGAGATCGGGCGATTCCTTATTACTACGATATAAAATCAAAAAGCAATCTTTCTACCTGGTATTCCTTAGAGGAAAATTGGGTAGACCCTGGAATTCCTCAGCTAATTTCAACCAAACGAATGGGGGTTCAAAGCTACGATAACCAACCCGATGTGGAAGCTACTGAAGCCAGTAACCCTTTGGAAACTCCCCTTTTCTATGACTTAGAAAGTTATCCTTTTTTAAGAATAGAAGGACATCTGAGCAAATCCTTAGGAGAAACAGTCAGTCAACTAAAGAAGTTAATCATTCAATTTAATTTACCCATCCATGTGGATGTGTTACACCTAGGTGAAATTGAAGAAACTGAAATAGTAGAAAACTGTGGATGGAAAGACCTTCAGGAAGAATATTCCTTCCAAAGGAGAATTGTGGTAGGATTCATAAAAGGGTTGAAAGACATCTTTGAGTATGCCACTGAATATGCCGAGAAAAACGAAGAGGAAGACTTTACTGAGGAAGAATTATATCAAAAAGCCTCAGAAACATTGGAAATGCTGTTGTCTATGGCTGCTGCTTTGCCGGAATGCCTGAAAGATTTACAATGGGAAAACTTCCAAAATGCTTATAAAAAGCTTCTTCAACTTTTAATTGATTTTGTACTGATTGATCAAAAACTGCTGGAAGAAATAAAAGTGGATCCAAATAAAGAAAACGAAGTGGATTTCTTTAATGGATTACTCATGAGGATTTCCCCTTTCTTATATCAAATTCTGGATTTGTTATTTTTCTCCAAACTTCAACGAGTTTATACCAGCTACCAATCCAGGTTACTACTAATTCTTCGATCCAATCAATTCAGCAATTACCTCAAAAAACACCCAGGCCTTACCCATGAAGCGGGTGTCCTGAAGGCAGGAACCTTCTTTCTCCTTCACGACCCCAAACAAGAGCGCATCATAGGGGACTTTAGCCTCCCTTATTATTGTTGTGAATGCACTCCATGTCTGGAAGCCTGCACAGAGGATGCCATCGTCCTCCCTCCTTTCGCAAGACCGGATTATGCTATTGCCTTTACCGAAAAGAGCACTCGACTTGAAATTACCATCAATGATTTTTTGACTTCTGGAAGGACCTACGAAGTGATTTTATTAGGGAATAACTCAGTTCAAAATGGACAAATCAAAAAGCTTCCCAATAGCAATACCATTGAATACATTTCTGCAAAAGGATTTACAGGGATTGATAGTTTTCAATACATCCTTCGTGATACAGAAAGTAAATTGAGTGACCAAGGGAAAGTGTCCATTTTAGTGAAAGGAATTGAAGGTTGTTACTCCGTTGACATACTTGCTTGTTGGGGTATGGAACGTGTTAGACAAGCATTAGAAGAACGAAAAATTGACGCTTCCAATGAAGATGACCAACGTGCATTAGAACTTCTGCTATCCAGTCTCCAAAAGACCAAAGGCTTTACAGATGAGGATCTTAACAGTGGTATTCTGGAAGAAGATGCAGAAAGACTTGCACTATTGAGTTGTTTGGGGATTGCTACCGACGGAATGAGTTATCAACAAATGGAAGAAGCGATTCTGAATCATCAGGCTCAAAATTGTGGTGGGGTCATCATTCCCGAATGCGACTCTATGGCGATTGAAGGCAAAGTAACTTCAATTGATGGAAAAGAACTTCCCGAAGTACATGTCTACATAGAAGGAGTAGATTCAGATACATTTACCGATGGCTCTGGAAATTATAGCCTACAATTCCCATTTCCAGGGCAGACAGTCATTTTCGAATTTGAAGGTTTCGTCACTCAAGAAGTAGACGTTTGTAATCAAAAACTGGTCAATGTAACCCTATCCCCAAGTGCTCAGCAGGCAAGGGAGTGCTACTCGATCGCCATAATTTCTACTTGGGAGGAGAATTTCATCCGAGAAGTGGCTAAAACCAGAGGCGTTCAAAACCCTTCCGGAGACTTAACTTCTGTGATTGTAGGGTTATTGACGAATCTAAGGGAATCAAAAGGTTTCACTTCTAGCGAATTGGCGGATACAACAGTCTCCAATTTTGAAAGACAAAAAATGATTCTGGAAAGTGTAGGGGTCGATACCTCCCTGATGAAACCTGAACAATTTGTCTCGGCTATTTTATCCTATCAAAACAGCAATTGTGGAAGTAGAACCGAAGATATGATCATTGTTAGAGCAGAAAGCCTTCCCGAAGCAGAACTCAAAAAATACTTAGACACCAATCGGGTTTCTTACTTGCCGGGTGCGGATAAGACTGTGTTGGTAGAAACTTTCAACGCCCATACGACAGATTCTACTATCACCAAAAAAGATTTGGAGATCTTCAAAAAAGAAACGCTTTTGAAATTGTCAGAGGAAAAATCCATTGAGGTAAGGCCATCAGATACCAAGGCACGGTTGATAGAAAAATTACTCGGCAAAAAATGA
- a CDS encoding contractile injection system tape measure protein, translated as MSTHLIHTQVIEASFKNKAAAMEGQKILQQRFYEAMLPIMDQVMQEYKNVKHPIRIDKLELDIGKLPADIPEDLLKQRLQEAFETELKKAFLEQVLIPNPSLQRTSKTSASGEQIQLKSDAEILFIYLESGRLPWWVSQERKKEFDTILEKVINEQPELLTTWLKNLPISLTISKRLVQIIQEKQLEVLISKGSNWTSNLSFLGPLGTLVKALIHKSYLRPPKVHLYLKSLFLFSQLNHQNKLSTFLNKSFVSLAKTDEKNIKSDSEFIQVITSILLHFDDLKDKLPDVDKYLFHPKLTRQISLKKISGNSYWQKIIENISLQPKSKNHLSTWQKEVVLLKNEEKRRWNKTSPESDESIVIHNAGLVLTAAFLPSFFATIGLVEAKKFVSKTDQSRAVFTLQHMVSNSQIEDESELLLNKLLCGVHPSDSLEFVLPLEQKILDEIPLLLESMASQWTALKSSSGKMISEGFLKREGLLRKVQRGYQLQIQRQAFDILLDRLPWSIGLIKLPWMEELISVEW; from the coding sequence ATGAGCACCCATTTAATCCATACTCAGGTGATCGAAGCCAGCTTTAAAAATAAAGCTGCAGCGATGGAAGGACAAAAAATTCTTCAGCAGCGATTTTATGAAGCTATGCTACCTATTATGGATCAAGTAATGCAAGAATACAAGAATGTGAAACATCCGATTCGAATAGATAAATTGGAATTGGATATAGGGAAACTACCGGCAGATATACCAGAAGATTTACTCAAACAACGGCTGCAGGAAGCCTTTGAAACGGAATTAAAAAAAGCATTTCTAGAACAAGTCCTCATCCCAAATCCATCCTTGCAAAGGACTTCTAAAACTTCTGCTTCGGGAGAACAAATTCAGCTGAAATCTGATGCTGAAATTCTCTTTATTTATTTAGAATCTGGACGTCTTCCCTGGTGGGTTTCTCAAGAAAGAAAAAAGGAGTTTGATACCATTTTGGAAAAGGTCATCAATGAACAACCCGAGTTGTTGACCACTTGGTTGAAAAACCTCCCCATCTCTTTAACCATCTCGAAAAGATTGGTCCAAATCATCCAAGAAAAGCAATTAGAAGTTTTAATTTCAAAGGGTTCAAATTGGACCTCCAATTTATCTTTTTTAGGACCGCTTGGAACGCTAGTGAAAGCACTTATCCACAAATCCTATTTAAGGCCTCCTAAAGTTCATCTTTATTTAAAAAGTCTCTTCTTATTTTCTCAATTAAACCATCAAAATAAGTTATCCACATTCCTAAACAAATCATTCGTGAGTTTAGCGAAGACTGATGAGAAAAATATAAAATCAGATTCAGAATTCATCCAAGTTATTACTTCTATTTTGCTTCATTTCGATGATTTGAAGGATAAGCTACCTGATGTGGATAAGTATTTATTCCATCCAAAACTTACCCGTCAAATCAGTTTAAAAAAGATCAGTGGTAATTCCTATTGGCAAAAAATAATAGAAAATATATCCCTCCAGCCAAAATCAAAAAATCACTTATCCACATGGCAAAAGGAAGTGGTTTTGCTAAAAAATGAAGAAAAAAGGCGGTGGAATAAAACCAGTCCAGAGTCAGATGAATCTATTGTTATTCACAATGCAGGGCTTGTTCTTACAGCTGCATTTCTTCCCAGCTTTTTTGCAACTATTGGACTTGTTGAAGCAAAAAAATTCGTTTCCAAAACAGATCAAAGTAGGGCTGTATTTACCCTTCAGCATATGGTTTCGAACAGCCAAATTGAGGACGAATCCGAATTGCTCCTGAATAAATTATTATGTGGAGTGCATCCCTCGGATTCTTTGGAATTTGTACTCCCTTTGGAGCAAAAGATTTTAGATGAAATCCCTCTGTTATTAGAAAGCATGGCAAGCCAATGGACTGCTTTGAAAAGTAGTTCGGGAAAGATGATTTCGGAAGGATTTTTAAAAAGAGAAGGTTTGCTCCGAAAGGTCCAACGTGGCTATCAACTTCAAATTCAACGACAAGCTTTTGACATTCTCTTGGACAGGCTTCCTTGGAGCATAGGACTTATCAAACTTCCTTGGATGGAGGAACTAATTTCTGTAGAATGGTAA
- a CDS encoding GPW/gp25 family protein, with protein sequence MEEQESFLGRGWGFPVGFNSESLQVNLAENEEDIQQSLIILLNTTLGERVMRPDYGANMEDLLFEALNVTTATMISNRIKKAILFHEPRVKVEDIDLRPEYQDGKVEVIITYVIISTNNRRNLVYPYLFIEATDLKL encoded by the coding sequence ATGGAAGAGCAAGAATCATTTTTAGGAAGAGGCTGGGGGTTTCCAGTAGGTTTTAATTCAGAAAGCCTACAAGTAAACTTGGCCGAAAATGAGGAAGACATTCAACAAAGTCTAATCATTCTACTAAACACTACACTTGGAGAACGGGTAATGAGGCCGGATTATGGGGCCAATATGGAAGATTTATTATTTGAAGCCCTGAATGTTACCACCGCCACTATGATCAGTAATCGGATCAAAAAAGCCATTCTTTTTCATGAACCGAGAGTAAAAGTGGAAGACATCGACCTGAGACCAGAATATCAGGATGGCAAAGTTGAGGTAATAATTACCTATGTCATCATCTCCACCAACAACCGAAGAAACTTGGTTTATCCTTATTTATTCATAGAGGCAACTGACTTGAAATTATGA
- a CDS encoding baseplate J/gp47 family protein — MSKDCNDLTLSGNGTNRTQRLLKSLLPEYVLVDERNMEDLQEFAVKIASELKFIKNEKPWDGTTDWKGFFDQKIQENQATKPHFALFLAFLKLFNFAQQDINGLTKRHLDFYYRDVLHLKEEPAIPDQVYLILKLAKHTQAHQLPKNTAFKAGKDDLGKEILFNSTDQNVLNKSEVTALKALYKDENGRLYKSEIANSADGIGGEILSEEKQWRSFGRPSKLFPEQDRELATIGFAVASPILLLGEGLRKVSLKLSFEPEEGLFEELQKLALNETFEIWFSGEEEWIPATIGWENDTSDEKSAALEFLNKVTHWKEIAGIEPQFGPVIDNPEFGKHRPFKGYDIGEVAAKNILSKRNSLPSKKFASIEQVKEVRGIGEDKYQDLLYTFRQAKHQLIKLDDRIDLILRCQLLPEDPAVVPYQEEVLLQSIHTESPVMKINLANTSQSYGYDILKNCSVTNGNISVEVTGVETLVLQNDQTVLPLGKNIKPFGFRPVKGSNFYVGSQEVFSKSLSSLDLHLQWHGLPEDEKGFEDHYSKYSTRNNESFSVEVDFLNRKEWTPISSENKLFSAADGAPLSENRTISLNEDVWKHISPAPDLEPFSQLSPEIRRGFIRLKLNSPDFGHKEYTKLFAEGALAETPALPNEPYTPELQSVKLDYSSEIEMDLLKTPHDGFFHIGAFGEALVSEDTIPIPLLPHYEQEGELMIGFSDHQISQNIQVLIQVLDGTANPEKLIPEINWSYLAGNKWIPFDQYSVLKDETNGLIQSGMLAFAMPRAADNQHSILPDQLTWIKASVSQNSDAIPDFIGIMAQAIKAEFESNENDPLRVAKVIPTETISKLKIGNAAINKIQQPFSSFGGKTEEAPEDFYQRVSERLRHKQRAITLWDYEHLVLGQFPEVYQVKCLNHTSYDGDLTKYRALAPRHVTLLVISNVQNKNAVDPLRPKTSVAQLESIREFVTKIYPPGVLLHVVNPVYEEIQVKTKVRFHAWADKNFYARKLEDDLKQFLSPWAFETDFDWTFNESLHSSVVLHFVEKLDYVDYLTCFELYHLVINPISGDILSKKRVEEAKGSRGVSILGSIGKVNTYGDHLIEVLETEDCLCEDNIVKPAASIPSVEDLDEAF, encoded by the coding sequence ATGAGTAAAGACTGCAACGATCTTACCCTTTCCGGAAACGGAACAAACCGGACCCAAAGGTTATTAAAAAGCCTTTTGCCCGAGTATGTCCTAGTGGATGAGCGGAACATGGAAGATTTGCAGGAGTTTGCAGTGAAAATTGCTTCAGAATTAAAATTTATCAAGAATGAAAAGCCTTGGGACGGTACCACCGATTGGAAAGGATTTTTTGATCAGAAAATCCAGGAAAATCAAGCTACAAAACCTCATTTCGCCCTATTCCTAGCATTTTTAAAGCTTTTCAATTTTGCCCAACAAGACATCAATGGATTAACCAAAAGGCATCTGGATTTTTACTATAGAGATGTTCTTCATTTGAAAGAGGAACCTGCTATACCCGATCAAGTTTACCTCATCCTAAAACTAGCGAAGCATACACAGGCTCATCAATTACCAAAAAACACGGCATTTAAAGCAGGAAAAGATGATTTAGGGAAAGAGATTCTATTTAATAGTACCGATCAAAATGTACTGAATAAATCAGAAGTCACTGCCTTAAAAGCGCTCTATAAAGATGAAAATGGTCGGCTTTACAAATCGGAAATAGCGAATTCAGCAGACGGAATTGGAGGTGAAATTCTTTCAGAAGAAAAACAATGGAGAAGCTTTGGCAGACCTTCCAAATTATTTCCTGAACAGGACCGGGAGCTTGCGACTATTGGATTTGCTGTAGCATCCCCTATCCTACTACTCGGAGAAGGACTAAGAAAAGTGTCACTCAAACTAAGCTTTGAACCTGAAGAAGGCCTGTTTGAGGAACTCCAAAAACTTGCCTTAAATGAAACCTTTGAAATCTGGTTTAGCGGTGAGGAAGAGTGGATCCCAGCCACTATTGGATGGGAAAATGATACTTCTGATGAGAAATCCGCTGCCTTGGAATTTTTGAACAAAGTAACCCATTGGAAAGAAATTGCAGGCATAGAACCTCAATTCGGACCCGTAATAGATAATCCGGAATTTGGAAAACACCGCCCATTTAAAGGGTATGATATAGGGGAAGTCGCCGCTAAAAATATATTAAGTAAAAGAAACTCACTTCCTTCAAAAAAATTCGCTTCTATAGAGCAGGTCAAAGAAGTGCGAGGTATCGGTGAAGATAAATACCAGGACTTGTTATACACTTTTCGACAAGCAAAACACCAATTGATCAAACTAGATGATCGAATAGACCTAATTCTTCGCTGCCAGCTCTTGCCTGAAGATCCTGCCGTTGTTCCATATCAGGAGGAAGTACTATTACAAAGTATTCATACCGAATCTCCGGTAATGAAAATCAATTTGGCCAATACCTCACAGAGCTATGGCTACGATATCTTAAAAAACTGTTCCGTAACAAATGGTAATATTTCTGTTGAGGTTACAGGGGTTGAAACCTTGGTCCTTCAAAATGACCAAACGGTCCTTCCTTTAGGTAAAAACATTAAACCATTTGGTTTCAGACCTGTAAAAGGCTCCAATTTTTATGTGGGAAGTCAAGAGGTGTTCAGTAAATCTTTAAGCTCTTTAGACCTTCATCTTCAATGGCATGGTTTACCAGAAGATGAAAAAGGATTTGAAGATCATTATTCAAAATACTCTACCAGAAACAATGAAAGTTTCAGTGTAGAGGTGGATTTCTTAAACAGAAAAGAGTGGACACCCATTTCCTCCGAGAATAAATTATTTTCTGCTGCAGACGGGGCTCCTCTTTCTGAAAATAGAACCATTTCTTTAAATGAAGACGTTTGGAAACATATTTCTCCAGCCCCTGATCTAGAACCTTTTTCTCAACTATCTCCAGAGATTAGAAGAGGGTTCATTCGACTGAAATTGAATTCTCCGGACTTTGGTCATAAAGAATACACCAAATTATTTGCTGAGGGTGCTTTAGCAGAAACCCCAGCCCTTCCGAATGAACCTTATACTCCAGAGCTCCAATCCGTCAAGTTAGACTATAGCTCCGAAATAGAGATGGATTTGTTGAAGACTCCCCATGATGGATTCTTCCATATTGGGGCATTTGGAGAAGCGTTGGTATCTGAAGATACGATTCCCATTCCTTTGCTACCTCATTATGAACAGGAAGGGGAACTCATGATAGGATTTTCAGATCATCAAATATCCCAAAATATCCAGGTGTTGATCCAAGTGCTGGATGGTACTGCCAACCCAGAAAAATTGATTCCCGAAATCAACTGGAGTTATTTAGCAGGGAATAAATGGATACCATTTGATCAATATTCTGTCTTAAAAGATGAAACCAATGGCTTAATCCAATCCGGAATGTTGGCCTTTGCCATGCCTAGAGCTGCTGATAACCAGCACAGTATTTTACCAGATCAACTTACTTGGATCAAAGCTTCAGTGTCTCAAAATTCTGACGCGATCCCTGATTTTATTGGCATAATGGCACAGGCCATCAAAGCTGAATTTGAGTCTAATGAAAATGATCCTTTGAGGGTTGCAAAAGTGATCCCCACAGAAACCATTAGTAAGCTAAAAATTGGAAACGCTGCCATCAATAAAATTCAGCAGCCTTTTTCTTCTTTTGGAGGAAAGACAGAAGAAGCCCCCGAAGATTTCTACCAGCGAGTTAGTGAACGCTTAAGGCATAAGCAGCGAGCGATTACATTGTGGGATTACGAGCACTTGGTACTTGGTCAATTTCCTGAAGTCTATCAGGTCAAGTGCCTAAATCATACCTCCTATGATGGAGATTTGACAAAATATCGAGCATTGGCTCCAAGGCATGTCACCTTATTGGTCATTTCTAATGTTCAAAATAAAAATGCCGTAGACCCTTTAAGACCCAAAACCAGCGTAGCTCAACTGGAGTCCATTCGTGAGTTCGTGACAAAGATTTACCCTCCTGGAGTTTTACTACATGTGGTCAATCCAGTATATGAAGAAATTCAAGTTAAAACCAAAGTTCGATTCCATGCTTGGGCAGACAAAAATTTTTATGCCCGGAAATTAGAAGATGACCTCAAACAATTCCTTTCTCCCTGGGCCTTTGAGACTGATTTTGATTGGACATTCAATGAATCCCTCCACAGTTCTGTGGTCTTACATTTTGTGGAAAAACTGGATTATGTGGACTACTTAACCTGCTTTGAACTTTACCACTTAGTCATTAATCCTATTTCAGGTGACATCCTTTCCAAAAAAAGAGTAGAGGAAGCCAAAGGAAGTAGAGGTGTTTCAATTTTAGGATCTATTGGAAAGGTCAATACCTATGGAGACCATTTGATAGAAGTATTGGAAACAGAGGACTGTCTCTGTGAAGATAATATTGTCAAGCCTGCTGCCAGCATTCCTTCAGTAGAAGATTTAGATGAAGCTTTTTGA
- the vgrG gene encoding type VI secretion system tip protein VgrG, with the protein MPEASTSARTQLDLATFKIYSDGQELPPSVGVAMIAVRKAVNKIPMAKVVLFDGDIATGEFQLSEGDLFKPGVTLKIDAGYHNLEETIFEGIIIKHGLEINTQSASKLTLELRDPVIKMTVGRKNKYFFESTDSDVMEELIGNYSSLQAEVENTTLTHAEIVQYHATDWDFILSRADVNGRIVTTESGKVTIQKPNTTADPLLELVYGDNVVEFEAEMDARRQFAATKASSWDFIKQEVSEKEGSDPSMDFQGDLSGSDLADVIGLESFQYQHGGLMADEELQAWTDAGLMRSRLSKIQGRVKILGDNQVKVGDMVELKGFGSRFNGKAFVSAVYQEISPNQKWFTHLGLGLDPKWFAEEYDDILDKPASGLLPAIQGLHIGIVTALQDDPEGENRIQVRLPLVSQDEEGVWARYASPDAGNERGIYFRPEIGDEVIVAFINEDPRDPVILGMLHSSSKPAPIEASDDNHEKGIITRENLKVMFNDEKKTIDIETPNGNKIQLTDDEGGLVLEDENGNKISMNSEGVTIESAKDLILKASGDVSIEGTGIEISASSQLKAEGSAGAELSSGGQTVISGSVVQIN; encoded by the coding sequence ATGCCAGAAGCATCTACCTCAGCTAGAACGCAACTTGACTTGGCCACTTTCAAAATCTATTCTGATGGCCAGGAATTACCACCTTCTGTAGGGGTGGCCATGATTGCTGTGCGCAAGGCAGTCAATAAAATTCCCATGGCCAAAGTGGTGCTGTTTGATGGAGACATAGCAACAGGAGAATTCCAATTGAGTGAAGGTGATTTGTTTAAACCCGGAGTCACTTTAAAAATAGATGCGGGGTACCATAACCTTGAGGAGACAATTTTTGAAGGAATAATCATCAAGCATGGTTTAGAGATCAATACCCAATCGGCATCTAAACTAACCCTTGAATTAAGGGATCCGGTCATCAAAATGACTGTGGGTAGAAAGAATAAATACTTTTTTGAAAGCACCGATAGTGACGTAATGGAAGAGTTGATCGGAAACTATAGTTCCCTGCAAGCAGAGGTTGAAAATACCACATTAACCCATGCCGAAATCGTTCAATACCATGCCACCGATTGGGATTTTATTTTAAGCAGAGCAGATGTCAATGGTCGCATTGTAACCACTGAATCGGGTAAAGTAACCATTCAAAAACCCAATACTACTGCTGATCCCCTCTTGGAGTTGGTATATGGCGACAATGTGGTGGAGTTTGAGGCAGAAATGGATGCGAGAAGACAATTCGCAGCAACCAAAGCGAGTAGCTGGGATTTTATCAAACAGGAAGTATCAGAAAAAGAGGGGAGCGATCCTTCCATGGATTTTCAAGGAGACTTAAGCGGCAGCGATTTGGCTGATGTTATCGGCTTAGAATCTTTTCAATACCAACATGGAGGTCTGATGGCAGATGAAGAACTACAAGCTTGGACTGATGCGGGGTTAATGCGCAGCCGACTTTCCAAAATACAAGGAAGAGTGAAAATCCTTGGGGATAATCAGGTGAAAGTAGGAGACATGGTGGAGCTAAAAGGCTTTGGGAGTAGATTTAACGGAAAGGCATTTGTATCTGCAGTTTACCAAGAGATTTCGCCAAACCAAAAATGGTTTACACATCTTGGACTAGGCTTAGACCCAAAATGGTTTGCAGAAGAATACGATGACATTTTAGATAAGCCAGCTTCTGGTTTACTCCCAGCAATTCAAGGGTTGCACATAGGAATCGTCACTGCCCTACAAGATGATCCAGAAGGAGAAAATAGAATCCAGGTACGGCTGCCTTTGGTCAGCCAAGATGAAGAGGGAGTTTGGGCTAGATACGCTTCTCCAGATGCAGGAAATGAACGAGGAATTTACTTCAGACCGGAAATTGGAGATGAAGTAATAGTAGCATTCATCAATGAAGATCCTAGAGACCCTGTCATCTTAGGAATGTTACACAGCAGTAGTAAGCCAGCTCCGATCGAAGCTTCAGATGACAATCATGAAAAAGGAATCATTACGAGGGAAAACCTCAAAGTAATGTTCAACGACGAGAAAAAGACCATAGACATAGAAACTCCCAATGGAAATAAAATTCAGTTGACAGACGATGAAGGTGGGCTGGTTTTAGAAGATGAAAATGGAAATAAAATCAGCATGAACAGTGAAGGAGTCACCATAGAAAGTGCAAAAGACTTAATTCTTAAAGCCAGTGGAGATGTTTCCATTGAAGGAACAGGAATAGAAATCAGTGCCAGTTCACAATTAAAAGCAGAGGGATCCGCAGGTGCAGAATTATCCTCTGGAGGACAGACGGTTATTTCAGGATCAGTAGTACAAATCAACTAA
- a CDS encoding PAAR domain-containing protein, giving the protein MPAAARITDTTNHGGTILGPGESTVLIGGLPAAVMGDNHACSLPPNSHQPTVSAFLIGSTTVLIGGKPALRVGDTCVCGASAAVGEPTVIIG; this is encoded by the coding sequence ATGCCAGCAGCAGCAAGAATTACAGATACAACCAACCACGGAGGAACCATTTTAGGTCCTGGAGAATCCACTGTCTTAATCGGAGGGCTTCCAGCGGCAGTGATGGGTGATAATCATGCCTGTTCACTGCCTCCTAATTCACATCAACCGACAGTAAGTGCTTTTCTCATTGGAAGCACTACAGTTCTGATCGGAGGAAAACCCGCATTGAGAGTAGGTGACACTTGTGTTTGTGGCGCTTCAGCTGCTGTAGGAGAACCAACGGTAATTATAGGATAA